One segment of Vidua macroura isolate BioBank_ID:100142 chromosome 24, ASM2450914v1, whole genome shotgun sequence DNA contains the following:
- the RAB29 gene encoding ras-related protein Rab-7L1, with product MGQRDRMFKVLVVGDATVGKTSLVQRYANDSFNRHYKSTVGVDFALKVVQWSESETVRLQLWDIAGQERFTSMTRLYYRDASACVIMFDVTNVSTFSNSQKWKQDLDSKLVLPDGSPVPCLLLANKCDLSPWAVTREEVDRFSKENGFSGWVETSVKENKNISESMRVLIEKMMSSSTGDGSSSSAGSGDYINIKETSPPGWACC from the exons atgGGGCAGCGCGATCGGATGTTCAAGGTGCTGGTGGTGGGGGACGCCACGGTGGGCAAGACCTCGCTGGTGCAGCGCTACGCCAACGACAGCTTCAACCGGCACTACAAATCCACCGTGGGAG TGGATTTTGCGCTGAAGGTGGTTCAGTGGTCGGAGTCGGAGACGGTtcggctgcagctctgggacatTGCAG GGCAGGAACGATTCACATCCATGACCCGCCTGTACTACAGGGACGCCTCGGCCTGCGTGATCATGTTCGATGTCACCAACGTCAGCACCTTCAGCAACAGCCAGAAGTGGAAGCAGGACCTGGACAGCAAACTGGTGCTGCCAGACGGGAGCCCcgtgccctgcctgctgctggccaacAAG TGTGACCTTTCCCCGTGGGCAGTGACCAGGGAAGAAGTCGATCGGTTCAGCAAAGAAAACGGATTTTCAGGATGGGTGGAGACGTCTGTGAAGGAGAACAAGAACATCAGCGAGTCCATGAG gGTTCTGATTGAGAAGATGATGTCCTCCTCCACGGGAGATGGAAgctcctcctctgctggcagtggggaTTACATCAACATCAAGGAGACCTCCCCTCCAGGCTGGGCCTGCTGCTGA
- the NUCKS1 gene encoding nuclear ubiquitous casein and cyclin-dependent kinase substrate 1 isoform X1, producing the protein MSRPVRNRKVVDYSQFQESDDADDDYGRDSGPPSKKIRSSPREAKNKRRSGKNSQEDSEDSEDKDVKTKKDDSHSADEDFGSEDDDVGADDGKADSDYESSQKSKKGKKAKPDKNKRAASKSRKRPAEDSEDEKEDHKNVRQQRQAASKAASKQREMLMDDVGSEEEEQEDDEAQFQETDSGSDEDFLMEDDDDSDYGSSKKKNKKVSKKSKPERKEKKMPKPRLKATVTPSPVKGKGKAGRPTASKATKEKTPSPKEEDEEPESPPEKKKSASPPPEKSGDEGSEDEAPSGED; encoded by the exons ATGTCGCGGCCCGTCAG GAACAGGAAGGTGGTCGATTACTCCCAGTTTCAGGAATCAGATGATGCTG ATGATGATTATGGAAGAGATTCAGGTCCCCCATCCAAGAAAATCCGTTCGTCTCCCCGAGAGGCTAAAAACAAGAGGAGATCTGGGAAGAATTCTCAGGAggacag TGAGGATTCAGAAGACAAAGATGTGAAGACTAAGAAAGATGATTCACACTCAGCAG ATGAAGATTTTGGCAGCGAAGACGATGACGTAGGAGCTGACGATGGCAAAGCCGACAGCGACTACGAGAGCtctcaaaaaagcaaaaaaggaaagaaggctAAACCAGACAAGAATAAGAGAGCAGCCTCCAAATCCAGGAAAAGGCctgcag AGGACAGCGAGGATGAGAAGGAAGATCACAAAAACGTTCGTCAGCAGCGGCAGGCGGCGTCCAAAGCAGCCTCCAAACAGCGGGAGATGCTCATGGATGATGTGGGGAGTGAGGAGGAAGAGCAAGAGGATGATGAGGCACAGTTCCAGGAGA CAGATTCAGGAAGTGATGAAGACTTCCTCATGGAAGATGATGATGACAGTGACTATGGCagttcaaaaaagaaaaacaagaaggtcTCCAAGAAATCCAagccagagaggaaagaaaagaaaatgcccAAGCCCAGGCTAAAGGCTACAG tgacCCCCAGCCCAGTGAAAGGCAAAGGGAAGGCAGGTCGCCCCACAGCTTCCAAGGCAACAAAAGAAAAGACCCCATCCCCCAAAGAAGAGGATGAAGAGCCTGAAAGTcccccagaaaagaaaaaatcagccAGCCCTCCACCAGAAAAGTCAGGGGATGAGGGATCTGAAGATGAAGCACCCTCTGGTGAAGATTAA
- the NUCKS1 gene encoding nuclear ubiquitous casein and cyclin-dependent kinase substrate 1 isoform X2, with the protein MSRPVRNRKVVDYSQFQESDDADDDYGRDSGPPSKKIRSSPREAKNKRRSGKNSQEDSEDSEDKDVKTKKDDSHSADEDFGSEDDDVGADDGKADSDYESSQKSKKGKKAKPDKNKRAASKSRKRPAEDSEDEKEDHKNVRQQRQAASKAASKQREMLMDDVGSEEEEQEDDEAQFQENSGSDEDFLMEDDDDSDYGSSKKKNKKVSKKSKPERKEKKMPKPRLKATVTPSPVKGKGKAGRPTASKATKEKTPSPKEEDEEPESPPEKKKSASPPPEKSGDEGSEDEAPSGED; encoded by the exons ATGTCGCGGCCCGTCAG GAACAGGAAGGTGGTCGATTACTCCCAGTTTCAGGAATCAGATGATGCTG ATGATGATTATGGAAGAGATTCAGGTCCCCCATCCAAGAAAATCCGTTCGTCTCCCCGAGAGGCTAAAAACAAGAGGAGATCTGGGAAGAATTCTCAGGAggacag TGAGGATTCAGAAGACAAAGATGTGAAGACTAAGAAAGATGATTCACACTCAGCAG ATGAAGATTTTGGCAGCGAAGACGATGACGTAGGAGCTGACGATGGCAAAGCCGACAGCGACTACGAGAGCtctcaaaaaagcaaaaaaggaaagaaggctAAACCAGACAAGAATAAGAGAGCAGCCTCCAAATCCAGGAAAAGGCctgcag AGGACAGCGAGGATGAGAAGGAAGATCACAAAAACGTTCGTCAGCAGCGGCAGGCGGCGTCCAAAGCAGCCTCCAAACAGCGGGAGATGCTCATGGATGATGTGGGGAGTGAGGAGGAAGAGCAAGAGGATGATGAGGCACAGTTCCAGGAGA ATTCAGGAAGTGATGAAGACTTCCTCATGGAAGATGATGATGACAGTGACTATGGCagttcaaaaaagaaaaacaagaaggtcTCCAAGAAATCCAagccagagaggaaagaaaagaaaatgcccAAGCCCAGGCTAAAGGCTACAG tgacCCCCAGCCCAGTGAAAGGCAAAGGGAAGGCAGGTCGCCCCACAGCTTCCAAGGCAACAAAAGAAAAGACCCCATCCCCCAAAGAAGAGGATGAAGAGCCTGAAAGTcccccagaaaagaaaaaatcagccAGCCCTCCACCAGAAAAGTCAGGGGATGAGGGATCTGAAGATGAAGCACCCTCTGGTGAAGATTAA